GTTCGTTCAGGATGGTCTGCAATGCCTCTCGTGTCTGCAAATAGTCAGAGCTCAAAATGTGTGCATGTAAGCATTTCTATATCCAAAGAACATCAACAGTCTGAACAATCTCTCACCTGTGCAATCTTTACACCACTCATCGATTGACTCCGGTCAATTACAAACGCCACGTTCTTGGAGACTCTGGGCAAGTCAGGTGGAGCAAAGAAGTGCACAAAGTATCCGTTCACAATCTGAAGGAAACATTAGTCCAACATGCATTAAAATTACAGtataagaataaaagaaaatggtaTAAGCTAACATGAGAATGTACTATATGTATACTTTTATCTAACTAAACAATCCAAACTCCTCCCATAAAGCATCTGTTCACCGAAAtcatccagaaaaagaacattaaagaaaagCCTTTAACACATATTGAGGTTGCTTTGAATCCATGAACTGCTGACAGCTGACCTGAATCTCCCCAAAACTCGTCTCTCGGTTCACATCGTACTTTATGATGAAATCTCCATCAATGAGGGTTCCATCACAACCTGGACACTTCCTCTGCTGCTCCATAGTTGGTGAGAAAGAGATGTGTGCCTGACAAGTGGATAAAATAaatccaataaaaaaaattgtcaaaCTGATGAGCACTGATCGGAATATTTTCCTTTTCCAGTAACTTTAACTAATTACAGGTACCATACTCAGTTACTTTGGGGGAGAAGTAACTAATAGCTATAACTAATTACTCTTTAAAAGTAACATGCCCAACATTGATAATGTGGAGCCAAACTCTTCATGACGGACCAAGACTGCACCTTTTTGTCAGTGACGGTTTTCTCCACTAGGGGGAGCAGATCATTGGAGAGGAAGGTTGCATGGGCATTGACATAGGAAAGGCCTTGAGGCTCATATATGTTTGTCACGATCTGTTTCCATCCAGGTAAAAGCAGAGACATGAGATTATTAGTAAAATCACACAATAGCTCAAAATGCTGAAATGACCATGAGGCAGGTGACAACATGAGCATGGACTCACTCGAAACTCTTGGACCACCATTTTAGGTTTAAATCGGTTTAAAATCTCATACTGGCCCAGTTTCCTTTGAAGGAGCTCCTCGTAAGTCAGGATAAAAGTCACATTACTTTCAGCTGCAATATTGACAGACACAGTGAACTTTTCCATCTTTCTCCCAGAAgccctgcaaaaaaaaaaaaaacagacaaaactgtTGGCTACTGTGGGTAAAGACATGGGTTTATGTTACATTTTCATCTGGATCAACTCACTTGACCAGTCCAGCTGTCTGTCCAGAAGATACAGCTGTGTCATACTGTTTCTTAgctttctccttctccttcacctctccAACGTACACCTGACCTTCAATTTCCCTGAGAAGCACAAAGATGAGAGAACAACAAGGTGCACCTTAAAGAAAGTAAATTCATTGAATCGTGGTGAaaattttaataaaaataaaaatggtctCATCAAAAGGACCACAATGAAGGTAAGTGTGGGAACAGAATATAAACTAGACTGGCAACAGACTGACATGCTGAAGTTTGTGATGAAAGCGGATTTGGGCAACTCCACTtcaaaaaagatttccttggacGAGTTTGCTTTGTTTAAAGCCACCGAGGTCATGACGGTGTGGGCAAAGCGGGATGCCACAGTGCAGTCCACTGTCACACTGTGCACCTCCACCTCCGCCTGACAACAGGAGAAAGGACGAATGATTAGAAACACTTATTAGAACGTAAGGGCCCTTATCACAAAGTATCATAGTAAAAGGACAGTTTTTTCTCGTCTGTCTGAAACCGAAAGTGTTTTAGCGAAAGTTTTTCTTTATGTCCTAGATTCACAATTCTTCCTCTGAGTAGGGTAACAAAACTGTGTATCAGTCCCTgctgaaatctgattggccCTGGATGTGCCCCTGTCCAGTCTCTTTTACTTGCAATAGAGAGGGCTCTGGGTGCTTTCAGATAGGAAAAAACAGGGAGGACTGGGAGGGGAGCCAAGCTAGCATCTGttcaaaacaactcaaacctcgTAAACTTATTGCGGTTCAACCAAGTTCAACCAGTCATTTCTTCAAAGTGCTCTGACCGCTGTCTGCTGCAGGTAAAACACTGACTACTTATACAAACCCCATTTAAAAGAAACCAGAGTATCCCTAATGTTCATATGAGCAGctcactgactgactgacttgaAAATTTGTGAGCTCACCTGTTATTTTGGACAGTAAAATactgtaattgttttttttgaaTAGTTTTGAGTTTTTTATGCACTGGTAGGTGCCAAAAAATATGCCAGCTTGGAAAAGGTGTTTCAAAAAGCATTACGTCGCTGCTTCCACCCTGGGAGTGTTGTAATTAGGCTGCGTCCTCTGAGCAGGAATGATGAGTGCATTTCAGGTGCCCAGTAGTTCCTAGTAGAGGTCTCTGTGGAATGGAAGTGGGACTTTTTTCCTATCAAAGTGAGTCATCCAACTGGATGGGATTGGCTAATTAAACTGGATGCTTGTATGTGCTGTTTACACAACCGTCACCAGTACAGAGGTGCTGAGACCCTTcagacttttttgttgttgttgttttttaaaaagccacTACCATTACATATACTTGTCTTACCGTAGCCACTTTTGCACTTCTTTTCTGTaacggaaaaaaagaaaagatagagaaattaaaaaattaaaaaataaacattttgctAAATTAGAATTGTGTAAAATGACAATTTATGCTTTGGCTTTAAGTGACTTGTATACATCTTCAAACAAAATAGTTTTCATTTTATGTTGACGTTTCTTACATGCACATTTTTCAGTTTAAGTGTGAATCGGTACTTATTCAGACCATGACAGTGCTTAAGAGagtagaaaaacaaaacattttcaactACACGAACAGACTGCTTGTGAACAGTCTGGCCATTTACCTGCAGCCATCTGACAGCTCCTCCTTTCTCCTGAAATACAAATACAAGATTATCGAGCAACTATGGCAGCAAGCCATTAAAGGGAAAGAAGTACTGCTTAAACATGAGGTACTGTAGCTTGTACAACAAAAGCTCAGAATCTGTCACACATAAGGACCTCTGTGTCATTCTGAAAAGACCAATGTGATGGAGAAAATCACACGATCAAATCATATGAAAACTACTACCAAAGGGGCAAAGAAAACAGACTGGTGACCACATCAGGAACTATCACATGAAAGCCACACTGGCAAAAAGACATTTGCTAAACACCATGAAACAGTGTGATTTGAAATGAAGATGAGAATACAAACAAAGGTGAGCGTGCAAGTTACCCGTGGAGCTTCACTGTCCCCGGGGATGACCAGAGCTCCTGAGGCCAAAGCAGACAGCCAGAGGCAGGCACAaccacacagcagcagcaagcgAACACCCAACGGCCCAGACATGACTGAACTGCCGCTGAGCACTGGCTCACTTCACTGCTGAGAAAGGCTTCTCTGGGGGATGGACAGCGTGGGTGTGTTTGCCCTTGACTGTTGACCAGTAGATTTTGGCCAGATGTGCAGGAGGTCCTGAGATACAAACATGTTACTTATAAAGCTAAAAGAACATAATTGTGACGTAATAGAAAAATTTTATGTCATAGCATACTGGGACACACTTTTACATCCTTCTGTTTGTGCGGTTTTCGATCATATTTCTGTAAGCGTAGGTGTTGTAAGAGTTATGTTGAAATATATCCAAGGCCAGTATTGGTTTTACAATTTGCCCTTCTGCCATGTTGTAGATCATTTTTGTCATTTACCTGGAAACGACAACAAGGGGACGACTGTAAGAAAAGTGTAAATACTCTGTCATACTGTTCTTGTAAATGTGAAATAGTCTGTTGCCCTTTGCAATTTCACCTTCATGCACATAGAAAGCATGACCCGACTCATTTTCTCCATGAATGTTAATCAAACGTTATTTGATTTGCAACTTTGGGCAACATTTTTGAGCTGCTGTGACGGGTTTCTCTATTTACTCTGGACTGTACTCTGCTCTGTGATCCGATTTCACCGCATGGCACTTGTTTCTCTACCGAAGCCCGCTTTTCACTTTGTTTATTGATTCGAGATCAACAGCTCATAGTTTGTAGTAGCTAGACAACAAAATCTTTCATACTAAATTTTAATGAGGCGGGAGGTGCCCTGTGATTTCACTGTACAGTCTGTCTGTCATTTATTTCCCTTGGATGCCTCCCTTTTAAAGACTTTTGTTAGTCCCTCATTTCCCCGAATGCTTAGGAAAGTGATTCACTCCTGTCCATTTATGCATTGAGAGAGATGATAGGGCAAAGGAGTGGCGGAATACTGATGAATATATACAGTGGGTTCCAAAACTTAGAAGTAAATAGGAAGGGTCTGCTGAGTTGCTACACCCAATTCACAACAAAACTCCCCAAATACTCTAACCTCAGATAGCCCCACTTGATTCAAACACAAACTTTAGAAACTATTATGACCCATATGCCAGGTAAGCTGTATTCATTCAAATGACCATAACCATATTCatcttcctgtttcctgtcctTTTGAAGTAACCCGTATTTAATATCCTGTAGAGAATAAAATAGGTGCATTTCACCCAACATCGGGTCGCTGTGAGTCATACTCCAGCCACCCGATGAATCCACAAGTGTTTGATGTGACGCCAAGTTTGACCCCACCTATTTTGTGCTACGAGACAGCATCGTTCTGAAGGCAGTCTGTATTCCAGGGTACAAGAGTCTGACCAACTCTTGGGAGAAACGGTACATAATGCAACACCGCTGACAATGAATAGGGTGTGCTGACTGAATGGCTTTGTCAGTACATTAAAATGTAAGCACGGGTATAATTCATGCTTCTAACAATTTCCTGCAGATAAAGATGACTATCTTCTAATTTGTCATTAATTAATGGCACCAAAACTTCTTGGTTAGTTGtagcaacaaaacaaacaaaaagagaacacTATAATTTGGCTCAGGGGCACATTCACAATGTTAACTACATGCTAGAGAGCATTTCTGCCATTAAGTCTTTTACAGGAATGCTTTTTCCAGCACAAAAAAGCCAACTGATCAACGTTTCTTGTCGGCAGGTGAGTAGTGGCTCAAAATGAGTGAAACATTATGCAGATAAGGGTTTTGGTGGTGCCTTTTGTGTACACAGTGGTGATCAAACTCTTCCAAAGTAAAGGTAGCTTTTATGCAACTGCAAAGGTAACTGACAGCAGTCTCTGTCATTTCTGTCGATCCACATAGCATCCTGTTTATTACTTGCAAAAACAAGAACTTTGCACTTTAACAAAGGGCAAATAAATGATTCAGGAAAATGGgcagatacaaaaaaaacaactaacaaCAAACATGTAGCATTGCATGGCATGCATAACAGTAATATCAAAGTAAAGTATTGCCACAAAGCTATCCCATTTATTTCTATCAAATTTCACAATTTTTCGATTTAAAGAACCAAGAAAGCGTACACACACTTTAAAATCCACATTGTCCGGTCTTGAAGCAAAAGAGTACAGTTCTTATTCAGTTTTTGCTGAATACACTGGCTGCAGGGTCTTTGGCAGCAGCAGGCGTGGTGAgcactgtttctgctcctgtccTCGCGCCGCTGAACACAGACGGGGCCACTTTGCCCATACGCTCTGCACACAACAAACACGAGAGAAACAGATGTTTAATGCCAGTGATCACTCATCTCCAGGCGGAAGCTCAAATTATGGGAacagtttctgtttgtgtgaTTACAAGTTGAACAGTTGGGATATTATTTGTATCACAGTCTTTCGATTAGAGTTTTTTTGTGAAAGTGTTTTAATTATGGAAAAGCGAGTACATGTAATCTTAATTCATTGTACAAGTACAAAATCTTTCTGACCCTTATTTGATCCCATAGTTGTTACTCCAAAGAATGTGATGAATCACGAAGTTGCTTGGAAGGGTATCAAGTTAGAAGTCAAAGTACTACCAACACAAATATAACAGTCCGGAACATAAAGGAAAAGGGACGTGTTTTATGTCGGCCTACTGCACATTCAGACATGAGTAACACGGTATATGAGCCTTGCGGTGCGTAGGTTTAGCTTGTTAGCGCTTCTATGGGTAACCGTTCATCGGAAAAGTTAGTGAAATGTAGCAACGTATCGGCTAAAGTGTCGAATAAAGTCCGTATATCTACCTATGGCTGATATCTGTCCCTGGTGGTCTAGTGgttaggattcggcgctctcaccgccgcggcccgggttcgattcccggtcagggaacaTACTTTTTGACCAAGAGGAGCATTTATAGTGTAAGTCCCGCCACTTCTGTATTCCTTCATTTATGACTATAAATCTACACgcgtttttctgcatttttataATCATACAATAATATGTTAATCTTCCTTTGATAATTTCTAACTTGTCGTCATTAATCCAGGACAACCAATGAGCACACTTACAAAGACAGGAAGGCCAAATGTTTCTACAGAGTCTCTGTGTGACGTGATGTGATACGATTTGCCTAACGTTTCTGTGTAGGAACTAAAACAACTTTAATCAGGCTTTACTCACCACACTCCACCATGACCTCATAGGTCTTACTCTTGACCTCGCCCTTCAGCCCCAGTTTACTGCGAGCTCCTTTCAGGTCCTCCTCCTTCATCGGTGGGCGCTTCTTCTTTTTTACCTCGCCTGGCTACAGTGACGAATAAAATTAAAGTAATGGGTGGTTTTCTTAAAATCTGTTTGTATGACAATCAAAACAGTAAATGGTTTAACATACCTGTGACATGGTGATTAAAGGCGGGGTAATGATTCCACAGACTCTCTTTCCAGTGTAATTGATGTTCTGGTTGTTGTTATGCTCAATGTGTGTCTTTGTCTCAACAAGCCCGACAATATATAGTCCTGGTCCACACCCCATGAGTCAGTGAGACCCTCTACCATCAGTGTCACTGCTGTCTGTTGTCAGTGTGTATTATTAGGAGTGACGTGAGGGATGGTACAGCTGGAATGGGTCTCCCATAAGCTTACAGGCCAACAGCTGATAATTCTAGACACAAGTGCAACTTGGCACTAAAAGGAAAATCAAGTGTCCCCCACCCAGCAACACCTCCCTGCAGCCCCAGAAGTTGGGAGTCTGCCTTGTGAAAGCTTGTGAAAAGGATTTCCAGACAGTTAACGCATAGGTCAACAAAATGAGGGCTGAACCAAGAAGAAAACTAGGAAACCTGCCCAACTGTCAAGTTAGAGGAGGGTCAATTGCGTGTGAAAACATATCCACTGGCGAAATAATTTTAAACATGTTATTTGGATGAACCAATGAATATTGAGCTGCTTATTTTGGTTCATTTAATGCTTATCAAGGCATTGATATGGTCTATTCTAAGTTGGCACAAAACAGTTTAAGCAGTATTAGTCATAGCACTTGGCTGTGTAATTTTGAAATAAAGTTGCAAGCAGTGAGGTGATGGACAAACTGACTCACTGTTTTGCAAATAATAAAAGTCAGTGACATGTAGAGAATCCAGTTCTAAAAGGCAGCTCATACATTGTTATACAGTAACGAGACATGAGATGATTCacgagaaagagagaaagaaatcaAAAGTTTTTATACACAAATCTGCTTTTAGTTTTTGGACTGTTTCCTAATCCTTCATTTTTATGTTTATAAAGAACAAACCACATCAGACACTGAGGCGCAAAAACAGTGTATGGTCAGGGTGTGGACAACTCGTATACATCAGAAATGTGACCTGGACTGCACACGCTGATTTAAACTTTAACAGTTAAATCGTCAACAAGTAAAACGACTAAATCAGTGAAATAGCAGAAGCTTCACTCTGTTAAGTTAAAACAGATACCACATGGAAACAGTTGAGTTCAAGAACCTAAAACTGAACTTAAACAAATGCACTTGGTTACTTTTCACTGCTGTTTTAGCATAAAATCTATAAAACTATACATCAGATCCAAATGAATCTCATAACATTTGCTACAGGCTCAGTGGTTCTCGCTTTGATGTCTCAAATACATGTTCGTGCAAATGTTTAAGACAATTAGGATCTCTGTTTGCATATATTTACCAATGCTGGCTAGTTAAATATATCCTCTTAAGTTAAATAATTTCAAATTAGTTAAGTTATATAGCCTCTTTAAGTTAAATCATGGTACTAGAACCTGCACTTGAAAAGGATTTTACAGTCTCTGCAACAGAACACACCACAAATCACACGTTTGTGTCGGAACAACAACTAGACCGCATGTacagtgaaatgaaaaaataaaggaTCGAGTGTCAATTGAAGTCTATGATCAGTGATGCAAAGGTGTTAAAATGGTTTTTGAAGTATAACTCCAGACGGTTAGTTACTGCCTGTGTCTTCCACTGTGTATGTACAAAATATTGTGGGCAGCTCGTGTATTTCTGGCCTCATAATCATGGTTGAATTTCATGGGGCTTTAATTGCAAATGGACTGCCTTAACTGATGGACTTTAGGAAAAGCCAAAAACTCCTTATGTCATAAAATACATGAGGTTTAAGACACTCTTACACTTGCCATTCTTTTTGACCAAATGAATCACTGGTGCTCTTGTTGGTTAAGGGTCAGCATCGGTTTTATTCCCCGTCAGAGAACTCTACTGCAAACCCTTAAAGACAACACCGGATTTTTCAGAGGAAATGAATCAGCTAAGATGTTACCGTATCGCATCTTTTATTTGAAAAGCATTTGTAATCATTATTCACCTCCATCTCTTGCCTTTTAATGGTTTAGTAGTTTACATTTTGCAAAAAACTGTAAGCCCTCTTTGTCCTGGTTGAGCTTAGAGTTACAATAACTGCTGCAAGGTACTgtagtaccccccccccccctttttagTCCTTGCCAACATGCCAAAATAACGTAATAATGAAAACATGACCAGCACTGTAGTCGTCACAGCTTGTGCCATTCCATTTACTTTTAAATAGGACCAGCAGTCACTCCCAACAATACACGCATGCATGCATTCAGCACACACAAGTACATGCAGGTATACTGtatacataaatataaatatacacATACCCTGGCATGCACACACAATAACACTCACTCCCTGTCTCTCAGCTGTCTGGTCCACAGTCATCATTTTACAGTTTAAAGGTCTAAGCAAGTCACATTCTTAACATCAGAGCCCGCTGAATGCTGCTTCATGCCTGAAGATCTGGAGCTCTGCTTAAATCAAACCAAGAAATCGAAacctaacaaacaaaaaaccagCTGGTAATTTCAACCAGGCACATGTCTGaaatacaaaacacaacaaaacaaagtcacacacaaaaccaaaggaaaggaaagatgaaAGCTGTAATGCATGGGATATTGTGCAAGAAATGGTTCCCATGTCAACTCTTTCTGTCTGAGAGAAGGAATGAAGAACACTTTGGAGACGAGCATATTCACCTTTTTGGCCCGAAAATAAGActcaaaactaaaaaacaacaacaacattcaaatacaaaaacaaaaatattataGGCAGAACACATGAATGAAACAGTCCCAAACAAACTGAGACTGCTACATTGTATCTACAGACAAACACTGGCTGAGCTGACATTAGAAGGATGTTGCAGCATGGTCTGCAGTCCTAGTTTAAGAGTTTAATAGCTTAAAAGAGACGTTTAAAGTCTGTTAGAAGACAAAAGTTGAACCTTGCTGCAACAATGTACGTGCTCCCTTTCATAAACGTAAAATCACATACAAGATATACAGTAGTGAAGAGTGTAACTGTGCTGAAAAGTGTTCGAGCTGCATCAATACAGCGATTCAAACACTGACAAATTTCTCCCTTGTAAGTCGAAGGATGTGTGAATGTACACACCCTCTCACTCACATACAAACAGTACATATCACAGGCCATAGCGGTACGTCTACATGAGAGGACAAAAGGACAAGGATAAAGtttacatggaacctatatcaGTTATACATTTACTTTAAGAACATGTTATGGTATCAAACCTAAACACCTCAATAGCAAGTGTTGTAGGCATGGTATTTTTCTCTCTTACGGCCAGAAACATTTGTCCAACTGACTTGGTGCTGGACTAGTACACTTATACAAATTGCGACTTAAGTTCTATCAATTAACCTGTGCTATTTGTCTCCTATTATCCATACATTACTGctttaacagtataataattGTTCATGATGGGACTTTTTTTCCCTAAACACAACAGTTATCCCATGAGTAACATGTCAACATGCAACAGTGATCCAAAGATCGTGGTTAACTGCAAAAACACGTATTTTAGTGTCCCAGTTCAGACATGTTTTATGTAGTTATCCTCCTGGagtcaaaagaaaaaggaatttCAGGACAGTAAAACCTTTCGTCTTCAAAAAGGTTCAAAGGCTGATATCATAACCTGTGGAGGTACAGGGAATGAATGTGGTCTTGAGAGGTGAGAGCTACCAGAGGAAATCCATCATCGTGGTAAAGCTAGGCACACAAGTCAAACGGGGATCCCCATGCgaagctttttcttcttcaccgTCTTCAGACCAGTGAGTCGACGGACATCGTCTTCATCCGACTCATCCATTTCATCATCTGCTGAGAAAAGGATCTAAGATAcaggaggaagagatggagaaCTATAAGGTTTTGGAAGTTGGGGAAGAAGAGTGTTACCCTATAAAACCATAAAtatgaaaaattaaaacaaaccaaacaaaaaacatttacatGTTAACTGAAGCTGACGCGCCATGGTGTAATGTCCTGTTAAAGAGCGTCTTAAAAATGACCATGACTCCTTAAGCTAAATCATTGCCCGTGTATTCCCTGAGGCATCTGTAAGAGGCTATAAGCAGTCAGTCTATTTCTGGGCACACAAGCACGGCTGAACATTGAGTTGCTCTTGTGGTGAACACCCCATCCATCTCCAGTggcaaacaaacagtaaataaaGCCACACTTCAATTCATAAACACACTGGATCTGGGATATGCTGATTTAGATCAAGCTCCAAAGATGCTGAATCCTTATTTACCCCAAAATACAACTAAATATGATCTTTCATTTAAAGTTTTAAGCACATCCATAAAGGCGGAATatctgttaaaattggctttgttcttagacattataaatgaaatggtctctgtactctgtacttttccatgcaggaatgggaagacaaaacaattgggaaagcaagggcagattcacaagcacacattgtttggctgatccagagaatatgacgaagcctgttgaacctactcatgtccaatcatactcggtcgagtgtgagtccaacctatgaggctataaatgcaaatgatacccggaaatcgaggctcagactgacggatttcctgcgggagctctgttccactgagcccagcgctgatatgctttgacatgcgactaccaataaacactttatttaacttgagattcctccggcttgttcttgagctgccattgaaagaatcgatctaacaatCTTTTTCAGTTCTCATAGTTATGACTCCGTCTGGCTCATTTCCGTTTCATCACCCAGTCTAGATATCTCCTAATAGGTGTTCAGTTACAACCAAAAGTCAACCAACAGTGAGACGTCCGGCTGCAGGTTCACCCGCAGCATTTCTAAATGCTGCATTGTTTCAGAATGGTTCCACGAATGTCGACTGAAGTCAACCGATGCAGTTGCCGTTGTTCATAACACTTCACACAAGTGCACTTTACTGTAGTTACGGAACACAGACCAGCGGCGGACAACAGCCGCTGAAAACATTGCTACCTCTGTGTCCGCAGTGTGCGACTGAATGCAGTTCAGACCGTTGGCAGGTGTGAAGTGATATGTAAATGTTCTAATCCAGTAAGATTGCTGCACAACTTGTTTCAGAAGGGCACCAGCGGGCTTATTCAGACATGACACTGACATGTACCGTCTGGGTTTGACTCCCTGTCAGGGAACATTAGTTTCATATTGTGTCTTCTTGGCTATAGCTCTTCTGGTCACAGTTACAACCCTGAAATGTACGTCTGCTGTCAATACAGTAAAcgtaattaaaaaacaaaacaatacagATAGAACTGGTGCACCAGTACTTTTAACTCTCAGTGTACTTTCAAGTTGCTCTTTGTAACCCTGAAGTCGACACCCAAAAATCACTTGTTTCTTTAAACtgtgattttcttttaaaatggcATGTATTCTTTTATCTGTGCAGCATCAATGGGTCTCTGTCCTTTGAAAACGCACCCTTACCCTGCAGTGCGAACTTCCACGGTAtggaaaagtttttaaaaataatttataaATCACACCAATGTACGTGAAACAAATAGCGAGATACTAATTCTTGATTATTTTGGCTTCAGATGTTTAATAATTCAGTAATATTCCACTTATCCCTCAAATACAGAGACTAATGTGTTTGTTACCATTGCTCATTAGTATGAGAGTAATATCTCACCAAAACACCACGGCGTGCTCAttacatttctttattttttttcagtttcagtgCACGCTGCACTTCTTCGCCCCGACGCAGAAATGATGTAACGGAAAAAGAGCACGAGCCAGCCAGGAGtcgaacctagaatcttctgatccgtagtcagacgcgttatccattgcgccactggCCCGCAGTGGGACTGAAACGGGGCTGAGAGGACTAGACTTGTGTGAGCACGGCCTGGCCCATCCCCCACCCACACAACTTCCTCAGTTCCACGTACGGGTGAAAGCACACTCT
The Odontesthes bonariensis isolate fOdoBon6 chromosome 3, fOdoBon6.hap1, whole genome shotgun sequence DNA segment above includes these coding regions:
- the mustn1b gene encoding musculoskeletal embryonic nuclear protein 1b, whose protein sequence is MGCGPGLYIVGLVETKTHIEHNNNQNINYTGKRVCGIITPPLITMSQPGEVKKKKRPPMKEEDLKGARSKLGLKGEVKSKTYEVMVECERMGKVAPSVFSGARTGAETVLTTPAAAKDPAASVFSKN